The following are from one region of the Quercus robur chromosome 1, dhQueRobu3.1, whole genome shotgun sequence genome:
- the LOC126688481 gene encoding uncharacterized protein LOC126688481: MASVVTFLNKFFSIFILLLHLGCFIFTTTADDHHQRPYSKKRKVSPLSVSHSSPSKPKKALSSSWSFLKRIFSSDSCKSNISSITQTQPTTTTTPPTPITTTTLSSARSSQHSIVPLIIQPETHSSDPPRKKKSGSCSESDISADNPFFPLRNDIFPCTACGEIFPKPQFLEQHQATKHAVSELVDGDSGKNIVRIIFKTGWTDNHKSPTLHRILKIHNSPKILSRFEEYRETVKAKAARNGAVRRRDERCIADGNELLRFHCSTFLCDLGLNGNSGICNQQYCSVCGIVKSGFSPKLDGISTLSTSWKAHVAIPEEIEQEFSFMNVKRAMLVCRVVAGRVGCDSEDVDKEDGGFDSVFGRSGDGVHSSVDEEELLVFNPRAVLPCFVIVYTV; the protein is encoded by the coding sequence ATGGCAAGTGTGGTAACATTCCTCAACAAGTTCTTTTCTATCTTCATTCTCCTCCTCCATCTTGGTTGCTTCATTTTCACCACCACCGCCGACGATCATCACCAACGCCCTTATTCAAAGAAACGCAAAGTCTCTCCTCTCAGTGTCTCTCACTCCTCtccttcaaaacccaaaaaagctCTCTCCTCCTCTTGGTCTTTTCTCAAACGCATTTTCTCTTCCGATTCCTGCAAATCCAACATCTCCTCCATCACTCAAACccaaccaacaacaacaacaacaccccCTACTCCCATCACCACCACTACTTTATCTTCCGCCAGATCATCCCAGCATTCCATTGTTCCCCTCATCATCCAACCCGAAACTCACTCATCGGATCCTCCACGTAAAAAAAAATCCGGGTCTTGCTCAGAATCCGATATCTCCGCTGACAACCCTTTCTTTCCTCTCCGAAACGATATCTTCCCCTGCACAGCTTGCGGCGAAATCTTCCCTAAACCCCAGTTCCTAGAACAACACCAGGCGACCAAACACGCTGTTTCGGAGCTTGTTGACGGTGATTCGGGCAAGAACATCGTCCGGATCATATTCAAAACCGGATGGACCGACAACCATAAGAGCCCGACACTTCATCGGATTTTGAAGATCCATAACAGTCCCAAGATACTCTCGAGGTTCGAAGAGTACAGAGAGACAGTCAAAGCTAAAGCTGCGCGAAACGGCGCCGTTAGGAGACGAGACGAGAGGTGCATAGCTGATGGGAATGAGCTATTGAGGTTTCACTGTTCCACGTTTCTGTGTGATCTGGGACTTAACGGGAATTCCGGCATTTGTAACCAGCAATATTGTAGTGTGTGTGGGATTGTTAAGTCCGGGTTCTCACCCAAGTTGGACGGGATTTCCACGCTATCGACCAGCTGGAAGGCACACGTGGCGATTCCAGAGGAGATCGAGCAAGAGTTCAGCTTCATGAACGTGAAGAGGGCGATGCTGGTTTGTCGGGTTgtggcgggtcgggtcgggtgtGACTCGGAGGACGTGGACAAGGAGGATGGAGGGTTTGACTCTGTCTTTGGAAGAAGTGGGGATGGGGTCCACTCCAGTGTGGATGAGGAGGAGCTGTTGGTGTTTAATCCAAGGGCTGTGCTTCCTTGCTTTGTGATTGTGTATACTGTGTGA